In Prevotella sp. oral taxon 475, one DNA window encodes the following:
- the murB gene encoding UDP-N-acetylmuramate dehydrogenase: MKDWRNGDLSGRNTFGIAARCKRWVEVDSEEELMAFLPTLSTADAPLLVLGAGSNLLLTADYPGTVLHVNIKGREATVEGTDVYLRCGAGETWDDIVAFCVQQGWHGAENLSLIPGEVGASAVQNIGAYGVEAKELIVKVEAVEWATARKVTFSNADCAYAYRQSRFKNEWKGRFVITHVTYRLSTEFRPCLDYGGLRAHLSSDHPTAEELRRAVIDIRRAKLPDPKVEGNAGSFFMNPVVTRGQLEALQRQYPQMPHYEVDENRVKVPAGWLIEQCGWKGKTLGKAGVHDRQALVLVNRGGATGADMLALCRAIQGDVQRKFEIKIEPEVNIV; this comes from the coding sequence ATGAAAGATTGGCGAAACGGCGACCTCTCTGGTCGCAACACGTTCGGCATCGCTGCCCGGTGCAAGCGGTGGGTGGAAGTAGACTCGGAAGAAGAACTGATGGCTTTTCTTCCCACTCTTTCGACCGCTGATGCACCGCTGCTCGTGCTCGGCGCAGGCAGCAATCTGCTGCTCACGGCCGACTATCCCGGCACCGTTCTCCACGTCAACATTAAGGGTCGCGAGGCTACGGTGGAGGGGACGGACGTCTATCTGCGCTGCGGAGCGGGCGAGACGTGGGACGACATCGTGGCTTTTTGCGTGCAACAGGGATGGCATGGGGCGGAGAATCTCTCGCTCATCCCCGGTGAAGTGGGGGCCAGTGCGGTGCAAAACATCGGTGCCTATGGCGTGGAAGCCAAAGAACTGATTGTGAAAGTGGAGGCTGTGGAGTGGGCAACGGCCCGGAAAGTGACGTTCAGCAATGCCGATTGTGCGTATGCTTATCGCCAAAGTCGATTTAAAAACGAGTGGAAAGGGCGTTTCGTTATTACGCATGTCACCTATCGACTCAGCACCGAGTTTCGACCCTGTCTCGACTACGGCGGTCTTCGCGCTCATCTCAGCTCCGATCATCCCACGGCCGAAGAGTTGCGTCGGGCCGTCATCGACATCCGACGCGCTAAACTGCCCGACCCGAAAGTGGAAGGAAACGCCGGCAGCTTTTTTATGAATCCGGTGGTGACGCGTGGGCAGTTGGAGGCTCTGCAACGGCAATATCCGCAGATGCCGCACTACGAGGTGGATGAGAATCGGGTGAAAGTGCCCGCCGGTTGGCTCATCGAGCAGTGCGGATGGAAAGGAAAAACGCTGGGCAAAGCCGGCGTGCACGATCGGCAGGCTTTGGTGTTGGTGAATCGGGGCGGAGCAACGGGGGCCGACATGCTGGCCCTTTGCCGAGCCATTCAGGGCGACGTGCAGCGCAAGTTTGAAATCAAGATAGAACCGGAGGTGAACATCGTATGA
- a CDS encoding MBL fold metallo-hydrolase has protein sequence MKLKLLGTGTSGGVPVLGCRCEVCQSGDARDKRLRCVLLVETEDSRVLVDCGPDIRQQLLGEPFRRIDGVLITHSHYDHVAGIDDLRPYCAFGDIDLYARQDTAQALRRAMPYCFTDTLYPGVPLLRLHEIRPHQSFLIGDIPVLPIEVMHGQWPILGYRLGALAYITDMKTIAETELAYLQGVDTLIVNALRFEKPHHSHQLVADAIWFARRLGVRRTIFVHMTHQIGLHSAANGRLPEGFEFGYDGMEIHLPLV, from the coding sequence ATGAAGCTGAAGCTATTGGGGACAGGGACATCGGGCGGTGTTCCTGTTTTAGGATGTCGCTGCGAGGTGTGTCAAAGCGGCGATGCGCGCGACAAGCGTTTGCGTTGCGTGTTGTTGGTGGAGACGGAAGACAGTAGGGTGTTGGTGGATTGCGGGCCGGACATTCGTCAACAGTTGCTCGGCGAGCCGTTCAGGCGTATCGATGGCGTGCTGATCACCCACAGTCATTACGACCATGTGGCGGGTATCGACGACCTTCGGCCTTACTGTGCCTTTGGCGACATTGATCTGTATGCCCGACAAGACACGGCCCAGGCTTTGCGGCGGGCCATGCCCTACTGCTTCACCGATACGCTCTATCCCGGCGTGCCATTGCTGCGACTGCATGAAATCCGTCCGCATCAGTCGTTCTTGATCGGCGACATCCCGGTGTTGCCCATCGAAGTGATGCATGGGCAGTGGCCCATTTTGGGCTATCGGTTGGGTGCGCTGGCCTATATCACCGACATGAAGACGATTGCCGAGACGGAGCTGGCGTATTTGCAGGGGGTGGACACGCTCATCGTGAATGCCCTACGCTTCGAGAAGCCGCATCATTCGCATCAGTTGGTGGCGGATGCCATTTGGTTTGCCCGTCGGTTGGGCGTTCGTCGCACCATCTTCGTGCACATGACGCACCAGATTGGACTTCATTCGGCGGCTAACGGTCGACTGCCAGAAGGTTTCGAGTTCGGCTACGATGGTATGGAAATCCACCTCCCGCTGGTATAA
- the serB gene encoding phosphoserine phosphatase SerB: MTNNIPQKEEQILIRITGQDRPGLTASVMEILAHYDAKILDIGQADIHSTLSLGILIRIDETHSGQVMKELLFKATELNVHIGFEPIQDEQYEDWVQGQGKNRYILTLIGRSLSAKQIEAATSVISSQGLNIDSILRLTGRISIKHPDRNVRACIEFSLRGTPQDREAMQTRLMELSADMGIDFSFQKDDMYRRMRRLICFDMDSTLIQTECIDELAVCAGVGDEVKAITERAMRGEIDFKESFRQRVALLRGLDVSVMHDIAERMPITEGVDRLMAVLKRYGYKIAILSGGFTFFGEYLQRKYGIDYVYANELEVGDDGRLTGRYVGEIVDGRRKAELLKLIAQVEKVNLAQTIAVGDGANDLPMISEAGLGIAFHAKPRVVANAQQSINTIGLDGVLYFLGFKDSYIEN; this comes from the coding sequence ATGACGAACAACATCCCCCAGAAGGAAGAACAAATCCTCATTCGCATCACCGGTCAGGACCGCCCGGGGCTCACGGCCTCGGTGATGGAAATTCTGGCCCACTACGACGCTAAGATTCTCGACATCGGTCAGGCCGACATCCACAGCACGCTCTCTTTGGGCATTCTCATCCGCATCGACGAGACTCACTCGGGGCAGGTGATGAAAGAACTGCTCTTCAAGGCCACCGAACTGAATGTGCACATCGGCTTTGAGCCCATCCAGGACGAACAATACGAAGACTGGGTGCAGGGACAGGGTAAGAACCGATACATCCTGACGCTCATCGGGAGGAGTCTTTCGGCCAAACAGATCGAAGCCGCCACCAGCGTGATTTCCTCTCAAGGGTTGAACATCGACTCCATCCTGCGGCTCACCGGGCGCATCAGCATTAAGCATCCCGACCGCAACGTGCGAGCCTGCATCGAATTCTCGCTGCGCGGAACGCCGCAAGACCGTGAGGCCATGCAAACCCGACTCATGGAGCTCTCGGCCGACATGGGCATCGACTTCTCCTTCCAAAAGGATGATATGTATCGACGCATGCGTCGACTCATCTGTTTCGATATGGACTCGACGCTCATCCAGACCGAGTGCATCGACGAACTGGCCGTCTGTGCCGGTGTGGGCGACGAAGTGAAAGCCATCACCGAGCGAGCCATGCGCGGCGAAATCGACTTCAAAGAAAGTTTTCGCCAACGTGTGGCTCTGCTCCGTGGGCTCGACGTGAGTGTGATGCACGACATCGCCGAGCGCATGCCCATCACCGAAGGCGTAGATCGGCTCATGGCTGTGCTCAAACGCTATGGTTACAAAATTGCCATCCTCAGCGGCGGATTCACCTTTTTCGGCGAATATCTGCAACGGAAGTACGGCATCGACTACGTGTATGCCAACGAATTGGAAGTGGGCGACGACGGTCGGCTCACCGGTCGTTATGTAGGCGAAATCGTCGACGGCCGGCGCAAAGCCGAACTCCTCAAGCTCATCGCCCAGGTAGAAAAGGTGAATCTGGCGCAAACCATCGCCGTGGGCGACGGAGCCAACGACCTGCCCATGATTTCCGAAGCCGGACTGGGCATCGCCTTCCACGCCAAACCCCGCGTCGTGGCCAACGCCCAGCAATCCATCAACACCATCGGGCTCGACGGCGTGCTCTATTTCCTCGGATTTAAAGATAGCTACATTGAAAATTGA